The following coding sequences lie in one Arachis hypogaea cultivar Tifrunner chromosome 4, arahy.Tifrunner.gnm2.J5K5, whole genome shotgun sequence genomic window:
- the LOC140184243 gene encoding trafficking protein particle complex II-specific subunit 120 homolog: MVVLREILLSTVRAGDPRTAWSAAARLLRHYYPLITAAGQNGLANALSNSADRLPLGTRCANPALPFIRLHSFLLFPIQMDIVKRNPSRSDWWAGSAPSGPFIYTPFSKGDPINVKKQELIWVVGEPIQVMVELANPCGFDLRVDIPICSLRKLRCFFMSVKFLPNSSEVITLSGIPTSVGSVTISRCIVHCFGVITEHLFKKVDILLFGATQGLVLSDPFRSCGSSKSKNVTVPNISVVPPLPLLISRVVGGDDAIILYEGENRYIWISLANAGTVTIKQAHISLSRKNQDSVISYFSEILKSCLPLKPGAEVT; the protein is encoded by the exons ATGGTTGTGCTGAGAGAAATTCTGCTCTCTACAGTTCGTGCTGGAGATCCTCGTACTGCATGGAGTGCCGCAGCCCGACTTCTCAGACACTACTATCCTCTAATAACTGCTGCTGGTCAAAATGGCCTTGCAAATGCCCTTTCAAATTCAGCAGATAGGCTGCCACTGGGGACACGATGTGCTAATCCTGCTTTACCTTTTATAAG GTTGCATTCTTTTTTGCTCTTTCCAATACAAATGGACATTGTAAAACGGAATCCATCTAGATCAGACTGGTGGGCAGGTTCTGCTCCTTCAGGTCCATTCATTTATACACCCTTCAGTAAAGGAGATCCAATCAATGTCAAAAAGCAAGAACTTATTTGGGTTGTTGGAGAGCCTATCCAGGTCATGGTGGAATTGGCAAACCCATGTGGCTTTGATTTAAGGGTTGATATACCTATCTGTTCATTAAGGAAACTTAGATGCTTTTTCATGAGTGTAAAATTCTTGCCAAATTCATCGGAAGTGATCACCTTATCAGGCATTCCAACATCAGTGGGATCGGTTACAATTTCTAGGTGCATTGTTCATTGTTTTGGTGTTATTACTGAACATCTTTTTAAAAAGGTTGACATTCTACTTTTTGGGGCAACCCAAGGACTTGTCCTTTCTGACCCTTTTCGATCTTGTGGATCTTCAAAGTCGAAGAATGTAACCGTTCCAAATATTTCTGTAGTTCCACCACTTCCATTGCTGATATCACGTGTTGTTGGAGGTGATGATGCCATCATTTTATATGAAGGTGAAAATCGTTATATATGGATAAGTCTGGCTAATGCAGGCACAGTAACAATTAAGCAGGCGCATATTTCTCtgtcacgaaaaaatcaagatTCTGTGATTTCATATTTTAGTGAGATTTTAAAATCTTGCCTCCCTCTAAAGCCTGGTGCTGAAGTGACCTAA
- the LOC112797552 gene encoding F-box/kelch-repeat protein At3g23880 yields the protein MKRKQLGMNDILPWELIDRIFLRVPAKDLFRLRFVSKLWHSLISDRHFAESHYNFHSASSRSLFLVKDYTNACCVPLDTLFDVAAAPPTFKEVSLPSRKMPYSLFCLLGSCRGFLLLEEKPANFLVIWNPLTGSSKTISYSHIASEIQPDDAFRYGFGFDASRDDYLIVLYWHDNYYNEDVYLECFSLRTNSWIDLDAALPKPLGRWKQRKRSDLFLHGAIHWLCCSSEDYIDDDILIFDLKERSFSKISIPKQLVGCYPIYLITVEGCLALYLDDKHKTEIWVMKEYKVSSSWILMYDIPYGNNVPICMSNGSDIIALNYTLRYSKLRFVKYNVIGELLNYSPLPLSEYYYFYRSSCVYTESLLPLPGDIKDRDKKNKTGQECFEQHDVAED from the exons ATGAAGAGGAAGCAGCTGGGCATGAATGACATCCTCCCTTGGGAGCTCATTGACCGAATCTTTCTAAGGGTACCCGCCAAAGACCTGTTTCGCCTCAGATTCGTTTCAAAACTTTGGCACTCTCTCATTTCCGATCGACACTTTGCGGAATCGCATTACAACTTCCACTCCGCATCTTCCCGTTCGCTCTTCTTGGTAAAAGACTATACTAATGCTTGCTGTGTTCCCTTAGACACGCTATTTGATGTTGCAGCAGCACCACCAACATTCAAAGAGGTATCTCTCCCTTCCAGGAAGATGCCATATTCTCTTTTTTGTCTCCTGGGATCCTGCAGAGGTTTTCTTCTCTTAGAGGAAAAACCAGCTAATTTTCTTGTTATATGGAATCCACTGACCGGATCCAGCAAAACAATATCTTACTCTCATATCGCCTCAGAGATCCAGCCCGATGATGCATTTCGATATGGATTTGGTTTCGATGCATCACGTGATGACTATTTAATAGTTCTATATTGGCATGATAATTATTACAACGAAGACGTATACTTAGAATGCTTTTCGTTGAGAACCAATTCATGGATTGATCTCGATGCAGCACTCCCCAAACCCTTGGGTAGGTGGAAGCAGCGGAAACGTTCTGATTTGTTCTTACATGGTGCTATTCATTGGTTGTGTTGCTCTAGTGAAGATTACATTGATGATGATATTCTTATCTTTGATTTGAAGGAAAGGAGTTTCTCAAAGATATCTATACCAAAACAACTCGTAGGGTGTTACCCCATCTATCTCATCACAGTAGAAGGGTGCCTAGCCTTGTATTTGGATGACAAGCATAAAACTGAGATATGGGTTATGAAAGAATATAAAGTGTCGTCATCTTGGATTTTAATGTATGACATTCCTTATGGTAACAATGTGCCTATATGCATGTCCAATGGAAgtgacattattgcgctaaattATACTCTGCGGTATTCCAAGTTAAGATTTGTCAAATATAACGTCATTGGAGAGCTTCTAAATTATTCTCCTCTACCTCTTTCTGAATATTATTACTTCTATAGAAGTTCCTGTGTATACACAGAGAGTCTCTTGCCATTGCCCGGTGACATTAAGGATAGGGATAAGAAGAACAAAACTG GCCAAGAATGTTTTGAACAACATGATGTTGCCGAAGATTAG
- the LOC112795302 gene encoding F-box protein CPR1-like gives MERKHMGMNDILPLELIHRILLRVPAGDLFRLRFISKLWHSLISHPDFAESHYDLNSATSSHSHFFLLKDDTNAWCVQLDTLFDVAAAPTTHKKVSLPSREMPSFSCSLFRTMGSCRGFVLLDKKLDFLVIWNPLTGSSKTISYSHIKVPRYDLIRYGFGFDASRDDYLIVLSWHDDYNQHRLVCFSLRTNSWINLDASLPKYMSRWKYQLFGWFLHGAIHWLCYSRDYIDDGILIFDLKERSFSKISMPQQLVGDYPITFTLTILGGCLALYLYDHDNHKTEIWVMKEYKVPSSWILMYEIPYGNNVPICMSNGSDIIGLNYTPRYYWLRFVKYNVSGELLNYSPRPLFESDYFYRSFCVYTESLFPFPGDNKDRDKKNKTGM, from the coding sequence atggagaggaagcacaTGGGCATGAATGACATCCTCCCTCTGGAGCTCATTCACCGAATCCTTCTAAGGGTACCCGCCGGAGACCTGTTTCGCCTCAGATTCATTTCAAAACTTTGGCACTCTCTCATATCCCATCCAGACTTTGCGGAATCACATTACGACCTCAACTCTGCCACATCTTCCCATTCGCACTTCTTCTTGCTAAAAGATGACACTAATGCTTGGTGTGTTCAGCTCGACACGCTATTTGATGTTGCAGCAGCACCAACAACACACAAAAAGGTATCTCTCCCTTCCAGGGAGATGCCATCATTCTCATGTTCTCTTTTTCGTACCATGGGATCCTGCAGAGGCTTTGTTCTCTTAGACAAAAAACTAGATTTTCTTGTTATATGGAACCCATTGACGGGATCCAGCAAAACAATATCTTACTCTCATATTAAGGTCCCGCGCTATGATCTAATTCGATATGGATTTGGTTTCGATGCATCACGAGATGACTATTTAATAGTTCTATCTTGGCACGATGACTACAACCAACACCGCTTAGTTTGCTTTTCGTTGAGAACCAATTCATGGATTAATCTCGATGCATCACTCCCCAAATACATGAGTAGGTGGAAGTATCAACTTTTTGGGTGGTTCTTACATGGCGCTATTCATTGGTTGTGTTACTCTAGAGATTACATTGATGATGGTATTCTTATCTTTGATTTGAAGGAAAGGAGTTTCTCCAAGATATCTATGCCACAACAACTCGTAGGGGATTATCCCATCACTTTCACTCTCACCATATTAGGAGGGTGCCTAGCCTTGTATTTGTATGACCATGACAACCATAAAACTGAGATATGGGTTATGAAAGAATATAAAGTGCCGTCATCTTGGATTTTAATGTATGAGATTCCTTATGGTAACAATGTGCCTATATGCATGTCCAATGGAAGTGACATTATTGGGCTAAATTATACTCCCCGGTATTACTGGTTAAGATTTGTCAAATATAACGTCAGTGGAGAGCTTCTAAATTATTCTCCTCGACCTCTTTTTGAATCTGATTACTTCTATAGAAGTTTCTGTGTATACACAGAGAGTCTCTTTCCATTCCCCGGTGACAATAAGGATAGGGATAAGAAGAACAAAACTGGTATGTAA